In Monodelphis domestica isolate mMonDom1 chromosome 4, mMonDom1.pri, whole genome shotgun sequence, one DNA window encodes the following:
- the LOC100619449 gene encoding zinc finger protein OZF-like isoform X2: MEVMLENVQNLLSVGLLVPGEDLLPSFQQGESPWLLEQKGTRSSCSDAETNFKVKDMSTKVNLFVDGYGPQRFMNEGPCDFILREICDSNIKINKNPKSECEFDETAEKFRQYSTLYQYKKLTSGCDCCQHSGYSKCFPEEVELIQTHEKFPEMPMYQGNLEGMTFSWSLDLIKYKKSNTGEMFFVSNKGGKANSKLGSHHSGEKTYECKQCGKAFTRRGHLTEHQRIHTGEKSFGCKQCGKAFTQKGYLTIHQRIHTGEKPFECKQCGKAFTLKGYLTKHQRMHTGEKSYECKQCGKAFRMRGHLHIHQGIHTGEKLYECKQCGKAFTRKGHLAEHQRVHTGEKPYECKQCGKTFRMRGHLAIHQGIHTGEKPFECKQCGKAFTQRGYLAIHQRTHTGERPYTCKQCGKAFTQSSNLVEHQRMHTGEKPYECKQCGKAFTRRDCLAKHQRMHTGEKPYECKQCGKTFTQRSHLAIHQGIHTGVKLYECKQCGKAFTQRSHLAKHQRIHTGEKPYECRQCGKAFTQRSHLAKHQRIHNREKL; the protein is encoded by the exons GACTTCTAGTTCCTGGAGAAGATTTGCTCCCCTCTTTTCAACAAGGGGAATCACCATGGCTGCTAGAGCAAAAAGGTACAAGGAGCTCCTGTTCTG atGCAGAGACCAATTTCAAAGTGAAGGACATGTCTACAAAAGTGAACCTTTTTGTGGATGGATATGGCCCCCAAAGATTCATGAATGAGGGTCCCTGTGACttcattttgagagaaatctgtgactctaatatcaagataaataaaaatcctAAGAGTGAATGTGAATTTGATGAAACTGCAGAGAAATTCAGACAATATTCAACATTATATCAGTATAAGAAATTGACCTCAGGATGTGACTGTTGTcagcacagtggatacagcaaATGCTTTCCTGAAGAAGTAGAACTTATTCAGACCCATGAGAAATTTCCTGAAATGCCCATGTATCAAGGTAATCTAGAGGGAATGACCTTCAGCTGGAGTTTAGAcctcattaaatataaaaaaagtaaTACTGGAGAGATGTTTTTTGTGAGTAATAAAGGTGGGAAAGCAAACTCTAAGCTTGGTTCTCATCACTCTGGAGAGAaaacttatgaatgtaaacaatgtggaaaagctttcacacGGAGGGGCCATCttactgaacatcagagaatccacactggagaaaaatcttttggatgtaaacagtgtggaaaggctttcacacagaagGGCTACCTTaccatacatcagagaatccacactggagagaaaccttttgaatgtaagcAATGCGGAAAGGCTTTCACACTGAAAGGCTATcttactaaacatcagagaatgcatactggagagaaatcttatgaatgtaaacaatgtggaaaggctttcagaatgAGGGGCCATCTTCATATACATCAgggaatccacactggagagaaactttatgaatgtaaacagtgtggaaaggctttcacacggaAGGGCCatcttgctgaacatcagagagtccatactggagagaaaccttatgaatgtaaacaatgtggaaagactttcagaatGAGGGGCCATCTTGCTATCCATCAgggaatccatactggagagaaaccttttgaatgtaaacaatgtggaaaggctttcacacagaggggctATCTTGCCATCCATCAGAGAACCCATACTGGAGAGAGACCTTATacatgtaaacaatgtggaaaggctttcacacagagctCTAATCTTGTtgaacatcagagaatgcacactggagagaaaccttatgaatgtaaacagtgtggaaaggctttcacacggcGGGACTGTCTTGCCAAACATCAGAGGATGCACACcggagagaagccttatgaatgtaaacagtgtggaaagactttcacacagaGGAGTCATCTTGCAATCCATCAAGGAATCCACACTGGAGtgaaactttatgaatgtaaacagtgtggaaaggctttcacccAGAGAAGCCATCTTGctaagcatcagagaatccacactggagagaaaccttatgaatgcagacaatgtgggaaagctttcacACAAAGGAGCCATCTTGCtaagcatcagagaattcacaatAGAGAGAAACTATAA
- the LOC100619449 gene encoding zinc finger protein 383-like isoform X1, producing the protein MAPRTPRAPSQGSITFKDVAVDFTREEWRLLDHSQKELYMEVMLENVQNLLSVGLLVPGEDLLPSFQQGESPWLLEQKGTRSSCSDAETNFKVKDMSTKVNLFVDGYGPQRFMNEGPCDFILREICDSNIKINKNPKSECEFDETAEKFRQYSTLYQYKKLTSGCDCCQHSGYSKCFPEEVELIQTHEKFPEMPMYQGNLEGMTFSWSLDLIKYKKSNTGEMFFVSNKGGKANSKLGSHHSGEKTYECKQCGKAFTRRGHLTEHQRIHTGEKSFGCKQCGKAFTQKGYLTIHQRIHTGEKPFECKQCGKAFTLKGYLTKHQRMHTGEKSYECKQCGKAFRMRGHLHIHQGIHTGEKLYECKQCGKAFTRKGHLAEHQRVHTGEKPYECKQCGKTFRMRGHLAIHQGIHTGEKPFECKQCGKAFTQRGYLAIHQRTHTGERPYTCKQCGKAFTQSSNLVEHQRMHTGEKPYECKQCGKAFTRRDCLAKHQRMHTGEKPYECKQCGKTFTQRSHLAIHQGIHTGVKLYECKQCGKAFTQRSHLAKHQRIHTGEKPYECRQCGKAFTQRSHLAKHQRIHNREKL; encoded by the exons GACTTCTAGTTCCTGGAGAAGATTTGCTCCCCTCTTTTCAACAAGGGGAATCACCATGGCTGCTAGAGCAAAAAGGTACAAGGAGCTCCTGTTCTG atGCAGAGACCAATTTCAAAGTGAAGGACATGTCTACAAAAGTGAACCTTTTTGTGGATGGATATGGCCCCCAAAGATTCATGAATGAGGGTCCCTGTGACttcattttgagagaaatctgtgactctaatatcaagataaataaaaatcctAAGAGTGAATGTGAATTTGATGAAACTGCAGAGAAATTCAGACAATATTCAACATTATATCAGTATAAGAAATTGACCTCAGGATGTGACTGTTGTcagcacagtggatacagcaaATGCTTTCCTGAAGAAGTAGAACTTATTCAGACCCATGAGAAATTTCCTGAAATGCCCATGTATCAAGGTAATCTAGAGGGAATGACCTTCAGCTGGAGTTTAGAcctcattaaatataaaaaaagtaaTACTGGAGAGATGTTTTTTGTGAGTAATAAAGGTGGGAAAGCAAACTCTAAGCTTGGTTCTCATCACTCTGGAGAGAaaacttatgaatgtaaacaatgtggaaaagctttcacacGGAGGGGCCATCttactgaacatcagagaatccacactggagaaaaatcttttggatgtaaacagtgtggaaaggctttcacacagaagGGCTACCTTaccatacatcagagaatccacactggagagaaaccttttgaatgtaagcAATGCGGAAAGGCTTTCACACTGAAAGGCTATcttactaaacatcagagaatgcatactggagagaaatcttatgaatgtaaacaatgtggaaaggctttcagaatgAGGGGCCATCTTCATATACATCAgggaatccacactggagagaaactttatgaatgtaaacagtgtggaaaggctttcacacggaAGGGCCatcttgctgaacatcagagagtccatactggagagaaaccttatgaatgtaaacaatgtggaaagactttcagaatGAGGGGCCATCTTGCTATCCATCAgggaatccatactggagagaaaccttttgaatgtaaacaatgtggaaaggctttcacacagaggggctATCTTGCCATCCATCAGAGAACCCATACTGGAGAGAGACCTTATacatgtaaacaatgtggaaaggctttcacacagagctCTAATCTTGTtgaacatcagagaatgcacactggagagaaaccttatgaatgtaaacagtgtggaaaggctttcacacggcGGGACTGTCTTGCCAAACATCAGAGGATGCACACcggagagaagccttatgaatgtaaacagtgtggaaagactttcacacagaGGAGTCATCTTGCAATCCATCAAGGAATCCACACTGGAGtgaaactttatgaatgtaaacagtgtggaaaggctttcacccAGAGAAGCCATCTTGctaagcatcagagaatccacactggagagaaaccttatgaatgcagacaatgtgggaaagctttcacACAAAGGAGCCATCTTGCtaagcatcagagaattcacaatAGAGAGAAACTATAA